In the Hippea jasoniae genome, one interval contains:
- the truA gene encoding tRNA pseudouridine(38-40) synthase TruA produces the protein MAYDGTNYHGFQIQPNTKTIQGELEKAIAKVFKEDIRINFAGRTDSGVHAFGQVIDFKPLFFIEHQNLKRALNSLLPSDIRVLNVENVDDNFHSRYSALYRDYLYLICNCRDVLPFVSNYCWHVLEKIDLERMKELSRYFVGRRDFSFVANEDNQKNCIREVHFIRIKRIRNFVVVHIRANAFLRGMVRNIVGLLVEYAKGLQKGDAGNIIFSKGNVKSFKAPAKGLFFRRVRYKDDNKG, from the coding sequence ATAGCATACGACGGCACAAACTATCACGGTTTTCAGATACAACCCAATACAAAGACAATTCAGGGTGAGCTTGAAAAAGCAATAGCAAAGGTTTTTAAAGAGGATATAAGGATTAATTTTGCGGGCCGAACCGATAGTGGTGTTCATGCCTTTGGGCAGGTTATCGATTTTAAGCCTCTGTTTTTTATAGAGCACCAAAACCTTAAAAGGGCGTTAAACAGCCTACTTCCTTCAGATATCAGGGTTTTGAATGTAGAAAATGTTGATGATAATTTTCATAGCAGATATTCAGCACTCTACAGAGATTATTTATATCTTATTTGCAACTGCAGGGATGTTTTACCCTTTGTTTCAAACTACTGCTGGCATGTTTTAGAAAAAATAGATTTAGAAAGAATGAAAGAGCTAAGCCGTTATTTTGTAGGCAGAAGGGATTTTTCTTTTGTTGCAAATGAGGATAATCAAAAGAATTGCATTAGAGAGGTTCATTTTATAAGGATAAAAAGGATCAGAAATTTTGTGGTTGTGCATATTAGAGCCAACGCTTTTTTGCGTGGAATGGTGAGAAATATTGTAGGTTTACTTGTTGAATATGCTAAGGGCTTGCAAAAAGGCGATGCAGGTAATATAATTTTTTCCAAGGGCAATGTTAAATCTTTTAAGGCTCCTGCAAAGGGACTTTTTTTTAGAAGAGTGAGGTATAAGGATGATAACAAAGGATGA
- the gatC gene encoding Asp-tRNA(Asn)/Glu-tRNA(Gln) amidotransferase subunit GatC: MITKDEVKRIAKLSMLNIDDSELDTFVDQFNDILNYMEQINELDLSSCDAVYHIVELKNVFREDVVKPSISNEKALKNAPDAAYGAFRVPKVIER, from the coding sequence ATGATAACAAAGGATGAGGTGAAAAGGATTGCAAAACTATCTATGCTGAACATAGACGATAGTGAGCTTGATACATTTGTAGATCAGTTTAATGATATTTTGAACTATATGGAGCAGATTAATGAGCTTGATTTAAGCAGTTGCGATGCGGTTTACCATATTGTGGAATTAAAAAATGTTTTTAGAGAGGATGTTGTTAAACCCTCGATCAGCAATGAAAAAGCACTTAAAAATGCTCCAGATGCCGCCTACGGTGCCTTCAGGGTGCCTAAGGTGATTGAGAGGTAG